The window TGATCCATGTTCACCGCGGAAACCTTGGCGATGACGATGCTTCTGGCGGTAGTAGTGACTTACATAACACAGTTCACCGCTGGTTAAACCCAGTTGCGAAAGTAACAGTCACTGTGAAGTAATTGGGGGTCATTATGAGACTTAGTAAAATTTTGATCCCAGCAGCATGTTTAGCGCTTGTTGCCTGTGGGGACGACGATAACGACAAAATGACGGTTGAGCCTCCAGTAGTCACGCCGCCAACCACAATGACTTATGAATTTATGGTAACCGCTGTGAATTTAACGCAGGCGCAACCCATGTCGCCGTTAGGCAGTGCTTTACATACCTCCGGTCAATTTTGGCAAATTGGTGAAATGGCATCTGAGCCACTCGAAGTACTGGCGGAATCCGGTGATAACTCGGGCCTTTTGGCATTAGATGTGGTGAATGCAAGCACATCAAGTGACGTAGTATTAATGCCGGGACAAAAAGTTGAACTGATGCTCACAAGCGAGATGCTGGAAGGCCAAAAATTATCATTAATTTCGATGATGGTGAATACAAATGATGGCTTTACCGGTCTTAATGCCATAGATGTTTCTTCAATGAGTGTAGGGGATATGCAGTACTATAAAACCTTTGCTTATGATGCGGGCACAGAAGCCAACTCTGAAGCGCCAGGTACCATACCGGGCCCTGCTGACGGAGGTGAAGGCTTTAACAGTGCACGCGAAGAAATAAATAAAGTTGCGATGCATCCAGGTGTTGTTGGACAAGATGATGGGCTGAGTACTTCGGTATTAACCAGTCTTCATAAATTCGACAACCCACTATTGGCTGTCACCGTAAAACGCGTTAAATAGGCCGGCGATTTGTTTTGCCACGTTGAATAGTGTGCTGCAGTAAACCCGAGTTAGCACTTTAAACCACTGTAGCGCACTTATTTAGTGTACCTTGTTGTTGTCTTCGTCGGCCTATCTTATTTTTATGATAAGCAGAGGTGTGATGATGCAACACTCGGTACTGATTGTTGAAGATGATCACGATATTGCGGGGTTACTTCAGGTTCATTTAAATGAGCTTAACTTGCATGTCGATCATGTTACAACTGGTGAAGCGGCACTAGCCCAATTAGCAAAACAAGATTATCAAGTTATCTTACTGGATATAATGTTACCCACGGTAGACGGGCTAACCTTATGCCGCGAAATAAAAACCAAAATGCCCGAGGTGAGCGTGGTACTACTCACATCTAAAAGCAGTGAAATGGATCGGATTATCGGCCTTGAAATGGGCGCAGACGACTATATTTGCAAACCGTTTAGCTATCGTGAATTTCAAGCGCGTATCAAAACGCAAATTAGGCACATCCGCTTATTGCAGCAAAGCCAAGCACAAAGCATGCAAAACAGCGAGCAACAGCAAGTACTTAATTTTGGTGCATTACACATCGACCCCTTTAGCCATGAAGTGCGTTTTCAGGGGGAAGATTTACCTCTTACCGCAACCGAGTTCGACTTAATGATGTTTTTTGCAAAACACCCTAACCAAGTGTTTTCAAGAAGCCAATTATTAGAGTCAGTTTGGGGTTACGACCATAGTGGCTATGAACATACCGTAAACTCACATATTAACCGGCTGCGAGGCAAACTCGAAAAGCATGCTAAACAGCATGTTATTGAAACGGTTTGGGGCGTTGGTTACAAACTCAATGCTAAGTCTTTGGCAGTTGCGGCACTATGAAAAACTCGCTTTATACCAAGCTCTCACTTACATTAGCGAGCATTTTCATTCTTACTGCCAGCCTTTTTTTATGGTGGACACAAAGCGTATCGCAAGTAAGCCGTGCACAGGCAGAGCAAGCGCTGCACTTGGGTTTGGCTGAACATTTAGCCAATGATAATCCATTGTTAAAACAAGGAGTATACGACTACAAGGCATTGGAGAATTTATTCCATACCTTAATGGTACTTGGCCCTGCATTTGAATTTTATTTTGTTGACCCAAGTGGCAAATTACTGACGTTTTCAGCCAAACCAGGGCAAGTTAAACGCCAGTTTATCGATTTAGCGCCACTTGTTACCTTAATTGAAGATCAATCTAATTTACCCATTTACGGTGATGATCCGCGCAATTTCGACCACAAAAAGATTTTTTCAGTGGCCCCTGTGTATAACGGCGATACCCTACAAGGTTACTTGTACGTGATTATTGGCTCGTCTATTTATGACTCTATATTTGCGTCGATTAAAAGCTCAGAGCAAATTTTAGTAAGCAGTATCTGGTTAGTATTAGGTTTAGGGTTTTTGCTGATTAGCATGCTGGTGGTGTTTCGCACTATTACTAAACCACTCAGAACCTTAAGTAGTTTTATTCAAAAAGTGGATAAAACGGAATTTGATATTTCAGAGCTGCCTTTATTAGATTGGCCAGAACACCACAATGAAATTCATCAATTAGGTGCGGCAGTAAATCGCATGCTTATCACCATCAATCAGCAAATGATGCAGCTAACAGCGCTTGATGAGCAGCGCCGAGAATTACTTGCGCATTTATCTCACGATTTACGCACGCCACTTGCCTCACTGCAAGGCTATTTAGAGTTAC of the Pseudoalteromonas spongiae UST010723-006 genome contains:
- a CDS encoding response regulator transcription factor, with the protein product MMQHSVLIVEDDHDIAGLLQVHLNELNLHVDHVTTGEAALAQLAKQDYQVILLDIMLPTVDGLTLCREIKTKMPEVSVVLLTSKSSEMDRIIGLEMGADDYICKPFSYREFQARIKTQIRHIRLLQQSQAQSMQNSEQQQVLNFGALHIDPFSHEVRFQGEDLPLTATEFDLMMFFAKHPNQVFSRSQLLESVWGYDHSGYEHTVNSHINRLRGKLEKHAKQHVIETVWGVGYKLNAKSLAVAAL
- a CDS encoding spondin domain-containing protein — its product is MRLSKILIPAACLALVACGDDDNDKMTVEPPVVTPPTTMTYEFMVTAVNLTQAQPMSPLGSALHTSGQFWQIGEMASEPLEVLAESGDNSGLLALDVVNASTSSDVVLMPGQKVELMLTSEMLEGQKLSLISMMVNTNDGFTGLNAIDVSSMSVGDMQYYKTFAYDAGTEANSEAPGTIPGPADGGEGFNSAREEINKVAMHPGVVGQDDGLSTSVLTSLHKFDNPLLAVTVKRVK
- a CDS encoding sensor histidine kinase, whose amino-acid sequence is MKNSLYTKLSLTLASIFILTASLFLWWTQSVSQVSRAQAEQALHLGLAEHLANDNPLLKQGVYDYKALENLFHTLMVLGPAFEFYFVDPSGKLLTFSAKPGQVKRQFIDLAPLVTLIEDQSNLPIYGDDPRNFDHKKIFSVAPVYNGDTLQGYLYVIIGSSIYDSIFASIKSSEQILVSSIWLVLGLGFLLISMLVVFRTITKPLRTLSSFIQKVDKTEFDISELPLLDWPEHHNEIHQLGAAVNRMLITINQQMMQLTALDEQRRELLAHLSHDLRTPLASLQGYLELLNKETPNANEKAAHYLNVTLKNCGQLKALIDQIFELAHLESGQTNINLEVFNLGELIYDVMAKFALRAEKAGIQLKVHPKECDFSVYSDIAKLERILTNLIENALRHTNQGGTISIKVVLESQQYKIVVVDTGVGISSEDLPYIFEARYRASNSLGCKKSHAGLGLAITNRLIQLIKSDIKVKSELGKGTEFAFALRPSKPV